Proteins found in one Abyssibius alkaniclasticus genomic segment:
- a CDS encoding GNAT family N-acetyltransferase has product MDANRFEVRLANGPDDLRAAQKLRYRVFVQEMGAKVSDEDAAEGVERDRFDAYFDHLLLIDRTLPQDASGQHVVGVYRLLRDEVARKGPGFYGQTEYDLTPLLNSGRRAVELGRSCLDKAYRGGVGMHLLWDGLGDYVTERGIEVLFGVASFHGTDPDEIAQALSYLHYNHLAPEDLRVTAHANHCVSMARVAPDSIDARAAVRQIPSLIKAYLRLGGFVGQGAYVDAEFNTIDVCLLMDTSRMVQRYREFYARKRGG; this is encoded by the coding sequence ATGGATGCAAACAGATTTGAGGTGCGCCTGGCCAATGGCCCCGATGATTTGCGCGCCGCCCAGAAATTGCGCTATCGGGTTTTTGTGCAGGAAATGGGTGCCAAGGTCAGCGATGAAGACGCCGCCGAAGGTGTGGAGCGCGACCGGTTTGATGCCTATTTCGACCATTTGCTGCTGATCGACCGCACCTTGCCGCAAGATGCATCGGGCCAGCATGTTGTGGGCGTTTACCGCCTGCTGCGTGACGAGGTGGCGCGCAAGGGGCCGGGGTTTTACGGGCAGACCGAATATGACCTGACGCCGCTGCTCAACTCCGGCCGCCGTGCGGTCGAGCTTGGGCGCTCGTGCCTGGACAAGGCCTATCGTGGCGGGGTTGGAATGCATTTGCTGTGGGATGGGTTGGGCGATTATGTCACCGAACGCGGCATCGAGGTGCTTTTCGGTGTCGCCTCCTTCCACGGCACCGACCCCGATGAAATTGCGCAGGCGCTTTCATACCTGCATTACAACCACCTTGCGCCGGAAGATCTGCGGGTTACGGCCCATGCGAACCATTGTGTCAGCATGGCGCGGGTTGCGCCCGACAGCATTGATGCGCGCGCCGCGGTGCGCCAGATCCCCTCGTTGATCAAGGCCTATTTGCGGCTTGGCGGCTTTGTCGGGCAGGGCGCCTATGTTGACGCGGAATTCAACACGATCGATGTCTGCCTGCTGATGGATACCAGCCGCATGGTGCAGCGATACCGCGAGTTTTACGCACGAAAACGGGGTGGCTGA
- a CDS encoding DUF3553 domain-containing protein: MFIVPGALVNHPLQPAWGVGQVQSVIGNRATVNFEHAGKVVINTDRVTLDIFDGVAPDGKSGQTDNG; this comes from the coding sequence ATGTTTATCGTGCCGGGTGCCTTGGTCAATCATCCCTTGCAGCCTGCTTGGGGGGTGGGGCAGGTTCAATCTGTCATTGGCAACCGGGCGACTGTCAATTTCGAACATGCGGGTAAAGTAGTCATTAATACCGACCGGGTGACGCTGGATATTTTTGACGGGGTTGCACCTGATGGCAAGAGCGGGCAAACCGACAATGGATGA
- the mazG gene encoding nucleoside triphosphate pyrophosphohydrolase, whose amino-acid sequence MKNPIPHSPRPTPHSDALVHDETGGLPRLLEIMARLRDPQTGCPWDIEQTFATIAPYTVEEAYEVADAIARGEMDDLRGELGDLLLQVVYHAQMAAEAGHFGWDDVVTEISNKMVARHPHVFGDESRDKSASQQTRDWEKIKAAERGGVASGALAGVALGLPGMTRAVKLQNRAARVGFDWPDITPVIAKLAEEATELATAPTPEDRFEEFGDLLFVIANIARHLKIDPEAALRAANAKFTRRFEGVERKLAAMGKSPAQSDLAEMDALWDAVKADERVREK is encoded by the coding sequence ATGAAAAACCCGATTCCCCACAGCCCCCGCCCCACCCCGCATTCCGATGCCTTGGTGCATGATGAAACCGGCGGCCTGCCCCGGCTTCTGGAAATCATGGCCCGCCTGCGCGACCCGCAAACCGGCTGCCCGTGGGATATCGAGCAAACCTTTGCAACCATCGCCCCCTACACGGTTGAGGAAGCCTATGAGGTGGCCGATGCGATTGCGCGCGGTGAAATGGATGATCTGCGTGGCGAGCTGGGTGATTTGCTGTTGCAGGTGGTTTACCATGCGCAAATGGCCGCCGAGGCGGGGCATTTCGGCTGGGATGATGTGGTGACGGAGATTTCCAATAAAATGGTCGCCCGCCATCCGCATGTTTTTGGCGATGAAAGCCGCGACAAATCGGCCAGCCAGCAAACCCGCGATTGGGAAAAGATCAAGGCGGCCGAACGTGGTGGTGTTGCATCCGGCGCGCTGGCAGGCGTGGCGCTGGGCCTGCCGGGAATGACCCGCGCGGTGAAGCTGCAAAACCGCGCCGCGCGCGTGGGGTTTGACTGGCCGGATATTACGCCCGTTATCGCCAAACTGGCCGAGGAGGCCACCGAGCTGGCCACCGCCCCCACCCCCGAAGACCGGTTCGAGGAGTTTGGCGATTTGCTGTTCGTGATCGCCAATATAGCACGGCATCTGAAAATCGACCCCGAAGCCGCCTTGCGCGCCGCCAATGCCAAATTCACCCGCCGCTTTGAGGGGGTCGAGCGCAAACTGGCCGCTATGGGCAAAAGCCCGGCCCAGTCTGACCTGGCGGAAATGGATGCGCTTTGGGATGCGGTCAAGGCCGATGAAAGGGTGCGGGAAAAATAA
- a CDS encoding DMT family transporter → MENLRGIILMVASMAGFAVEDMFIKLAANEVPVGQILMSLGIGGAVFFLLALRIRGERFWGRDLLSAAVNLRNLGEVIGSVGFVSALALMPISSASAILQATPLAVTLGAALVLGETVGWRRWSAIAIGFMGVMMIVRPGLEGFNAYSIFALIGVAGLAMRDLSTRQVPKSISSLRLAAVALIIIIPTGAVLSLFTGTPKMPGTTNALYLLAAVAIGAVSYYAVILATRLGEVSVIAPFRYSRLIFAMAVGYFVFAERPDFWTLLGAAIIIVSGVYTFMREQRLRRKNLIPAARSPLGTNPRP, encoded by the coding sequence ATGGAAAACCTGCGCGGCATCATCTTGATGGTCGCCTCGATGGCTGGCTTTGCCGTTGAGGATATGTTCATCAAACTCGCCGCAAACGAGGTGCCGGTCGGGCAGATCCTTATGTCGCTCGGCATTGGCGGTGCGGTTTTCTTTTTGCTTGCGCTGCGCATTCGCGGCGAACGGTTCTGGGGCCGCGACCTGCTGTCGGCTGCCGTGAACCTGCGCAATCTGGGCGAGGTGATCGGCTCGGTCGGCTTTGTGTCGGCACTGGCGCTCATGCCCATTTCCTCGGCCTCGGCCATTTTGCAGGCCACGCCGCTGGCGGTAACACTGGGGGCGGCGCTGGTTCTGGGCGAAACCGTGGGCTGGCGGCGCTGGAGCGCGATTGCCATTGGCTTCATGGGTGTGATGATGATCGTGCGCCCGGGGCTGGAAGGCTTCAACGCCTATTCCATTTTCGCGCTGATCGGGGTTGCGGGCCTTGCCATGCGCGATTTGTCCACGCGGCAAGTGCCCAAATCCATCTCCAGCCTGCGGCTGGCGGCGGTTGCGCTGATCATCATCATCCCCACGGGTGCCGTGCTGAGCCTGTTCACCGGCACGCCCAAAATGCCCGGCACGACCAATGCGCTTTACCTGCTGGCGGCTGTCGCAATCGGGGCTGTTTCCTATTACGCGGTCATTCTGGCCACACGGCTGGGCGAGGTTTCGGTCATCGCGCCATTTCGGTATTCGCGCCTGATATTTGCAATGGCGGTTGGCTATTTCGTCTTTGCCGAACGCCCGGATTTCTGGACGCTGCTTGGCGCGGCCATCATCATCGTATCGGGCGTTTATACCTTCATGCGCGAGCAGCGTTTGCGCCGCAAAAACCTCATTCCCGCCGCGCGCTCGCCGCTTGGCACCAATCCGCGCCCCTGA
- a CDS encoding thiamine phosphate synthase — protein sequence MAQDAFTGPQIYLATPPSFDIATFVPLLDRVLAAGPVACLRLALVAEAREDISRAADACRDVAHKHDVAMVIDDHFRLVTPLGLDGVHLTDGARHVREARKLLGADGIVGAFCADSRHEGMTAAEIGTDYIAFGPLSDATGLGDGTLAPRDLFAWWSEMIEVPVVAMGGVGLDALADIKDVVDFVSLGAEIWGSNDPVAAFKAYCAALA from the coding sequence ATGGCGCAAGACGCTTTCACCGGGCCGCAGATTTATCTGGCCACCCCGCCCAGCTTTGACATTGCCACATTTGTGCCGCTGCTCGACAGGGTGCTGGCTGCCGGCCCGGTGGCCTGCCTGCGCCTTGCCCTTGTGGCCGAGGCCCGCGAAGATATTTCGCGCGCCGCCGATGCCTGCCGCGACGTGGCCCACAAGCACGATGTCGCTATGGTGATCGACGACCATTTCCGCCTTGTCACCCCGCTGGGGCTGGATGGTGTTCACCTCACCGACGGTGCGCGCCACGTGCGCGAGGCGCGCAAATTGCTGGGGGCCGACGGCATAGTCGGTGCCTTTTGCGCTGATAGCCGCCACGAGGGGATGACCGCCGCTGAAATCGGCACCGATTACATTGCTTTTGGCCCGCTCAGCGATGCAACCGGCCTTGGCGATGGCACGCTTGCCCCGCGCGATTTATTCGCCTGGTGGTCGGAAATGATCGAGGTGCCGGTTGTCGCAATGGGCGGTGTCGGGCTTGACGCGCTTGCCGACATAAAAGACGTGGTCGATTTTGTGTCGCTTGGCGCCGAGATCTGGGGGAGCAATGACCCTGTTGCCGCCTTCAAAGCCTATTGCGCGGCTTTGGCATGA
- a CDS encoding M20 aminoacylase family protein: MPVTNRIADYAADMKAWRRHLHQHPELGFDTVETAAFVAARLREFGVDELHEGIAKNGLVAIIRGQGDGPTIGLRADMDALPIVEETGAAHASRTTGKMHACGHDGHTTMLLGAARYLAETRNFAGSVALIFQPAEEDGGGGQVMVAEGILERFNIAQVYALHTVPGLPLGHFFTNPGALMAADDTFHITIKGRGAHAAYPEEGIDPIPVAMQMVGAIYNLRSRVLAGLDNTVISVTQVHAGSADNIIPDTAFVGGTFRTLSPETRRKLAEMLPELVANCAASFGATAELAFIPGYPITYNNAEKTAFAVDIARRIAGHDNVDDAIPPEMGVEDFSYLLEQRPGAYLFLGQGDGPGLHHPKFDFNDEAAPIGASFFAQLVEAAQPAAR; encoded by the coding sequence ATGCCAGTTACCAACCGCATCGCCGATTATGCCGCCGATATGAAGGCATGGCGCCGCCATTTGCACCAGCACCCCGAGCTTGGCTTTGACACGGTTGAAACCGCCGCTTTCGTGGCCGCGCGTCTGCGCGAATTCGGCGTTGATGAGCTGCATGAAGGCATTGCGAAAAACGGGCTGGTGGCGATTATCCGCGGGCAGGGCGATGGCCCCACAATTGGCTTGCGCGCCGATATGGATGCGCTGCCGATTGTCGAGGAAACCGGGGCCGCCCATGCCTCGCGCACCACGGGCAAGATGCACGCCTGTGGGCATGACGGCCATACCACCATGCTGCTGGGTGCCGCGCGCTATTTGGCGGAAACGCGCAATTTTGCCGGCAGTGTGGCGCTGATCTTCCAGCCCGCCGAGGAAGATGGCGGCGGCGGGCAGGTCATGGTGGCCGAAGGGATATTGGAGCGGTTCAACATCGCACAGGTTTATGCGCTGCACACCGTGCCGGGCCTGCCGCTTGGGCATTTCTTTACCAATCCGGGCGCGCTGATGGCGGCGGATGATACGTTTCACATCACCATAAAGGGGCGCGGGGCCCATGCCGCCTATCCCGAAGAGGGGATCGACCCGATTCCCGTTGCCATGCAGATGGTGGGTGCAATCTACAATCTGCGCAGCCGCGTGTTGGCGGGGCTGGACAATACGGTCATATCGGTCACGCAGGTCCATGCGGGCAGTGCTGACAACATCATCCCCGATACGGCTTTTGTGGGGGGCACATTTCGCACATTATCGCCCGAAACACGCCGAAAACTGGCCGAAATGCTGCCCGAACTGGTTGCCAATTGCGCGGCCAGTTTCGGGGCAACGGCCGAACTTGCCTTCATCCCCGGCTATCCGATCACCTATAACAATGCCGAAAAAACCGCTTTCGCGGTCGATATTGCCCGCCGGATTGCAGGGCATGACAATGTCGATGACGCTATTCCACCGGAAATGGGGGTGGAGGATTTCTCGTATTTGCTGGAACAGCGCCCCGGTGCTTACCTGTTTCTGGGGCAGGGCGATGGGCCGGGCTTGCACCACCCGAAGTTTGACTTCAACGACGAGGCCGCCCCGATTGGCGCAAGCTTCTTTGCGCAACTGGTCGAGGCGGCGCAGCCTGCCGCCCGCTAG
- a CDS encoding cation:proton antiporter — translation MDALQIASILIVLAGAFGCVNYFFLRLPSSIGILVVALIVSLVMMGIDTLVPAYGIRDTARALVLEAEFSDTLLQGMLGLLLFAGALHVKIDDLREQGVSVALMATLGVAVSTAIAGFGLSWALGVPMLVALVWGALISPTDPVAVLGVLRTANLRKSLETQIAGESLFNDGVGYVVFLLLVSLAFPAASATESGLGAALQLFFQEALGGALLGALAGWLTFQLMKRIDDYALEVLLSLGLVLGGYSLAVELHLSGPIMAVVAGLFIGEVGVKHGMSETTRRYLNAFWELIDEILNALLFLLIGIEVFAVTFEASTLLAGALAIGLSLVARLGAVAVPTLALARWRKVGRDVVPIMTWGGLKGGISVALVLSLPESEYKPLLLAMTYIVVVFSIVVQGLTIAPLARRLNREPDLL, via the coding sequence ATGGACGCGCTACAGATCGCCTCAATCCTTATCGTTCTGGCCGGGGCCTTCGGCTGCGTGAATTACTTCTTTTTGCGCCTGCCCTCGTCTATCGGCATTCTGGTCGTCGCGCTGATCGTGTCACTGGTGATGATGGGGATCGACACGCTTGTGCCCGCTTATGGCATACGCGATACCGCGCGCGCGCTGGTGCTGGAGGCAGAGTTTTCAGACACATTGCTGCAAGGCATGTTGGGCCTGCTGCTTTTTGCCGGTGCGCTGCATGTCAAAATTGACGATCTGCGCGAACAGGGGGTTTCGGTTGCGCTGATGGCCACTTTGGGTGTGGCCGTTTCCACGGCAATCGCCGGCTTTGGGTTAAGCTGGGCACTGGGCGTGCCAATGCTTGTGGCGCTGGTCTGGGGCGCGCTGATCTCGCCCACCGACCCTGTGGCCGTGCTGGGTGTGCTGCGCACGGCCAACCTGCGCAAATCGCTTGAAACCCAGATTGCCGGTGAAAGCCTGTTCAACGATGGTGTCGGCTATGTGGTGTTTCTGTTGCTGGTCAGCCTTGCCTTTCCGGCGGCTTCTGCCACCGAAAGCGGGCTGGGCGCTGCCCTGCAACTGTTCTTCCAAGAGGCACTGGGCGGCGCGCTTCTGGGTGCGCTTGCCGGCTGGCTGACCTTCCAGCTTATGAAGCGGATTGACGATTACGCGCTTGAAGTGCTGCTGTCGCTTGGCCTTGTGCTGGGCGGCTATTCGCTGGCGGTAGAACTGCACCTGTCCGGCCCGATCATGGCGGTGGTGGCGGGGCTGTTCATTGGCGAGGTCGGGGTAAAGCACGGCATGTCGGAAACCACGCGCCGCTACCTCAACGCGTTTTGGGAGCTGATCGACGAAATTCTCAACGCCCTGCTGTTTTTGCTTATCGGCATCGAGGTTTTCGCCGTGACATTCGAGGCTTCCACGCTTCTGGCCGGGGCTTTGGCGATTGGTCTGTCGCTTGTGGCGCGGCTTGGCGCGGTTGCGGTGCCAACGCTTGCGCTCGCGCGCTGGCGCAAGGTCGGCCGCGATGTTGTGCCGATCATGACATGGGGCGGGCTGAAAGGCGGCATTTCTGTGGCGCTGGTCCTGAGCCTGCCGGAAAGCGAGTATAAACCGCTGCTTCTGGCCATGACCTATATCGTTGTGGTGTTTTCCATCGTGGTTCAGGGGTTGACAATTGCACCCCTTGCACGGCGTTTGAACCGCGAACCCGACCTTCTGTAA
- a CDS encoding lysophospholipid acyltransferase family protein, which produces MAWGEGTEAPFAKIGVLGGLRFGLFAVIFVLGTLPLISLTLLSYMVERLTGGRGLSDVFIKTWGRMGRLLCGLKLEIRGTELAQGGAMVANHVSWSDIFVLHDAAHIHFVAKSEVKSWPGIGFLANATGTIFIERRATEAKRQQQQLKERLQKGDKLCFFPEGTSSDGRRVLPFKSALFSAFHTPELLPHMWVQPVSVTYFAPKSQAPRFFGWWGNMSFGGHMRTVFALGRGGRVRVTFHAPVRAADFADRKLLAAHCEAAVRAGMAADLAEVGQEMAVD; this is translated from the coding sequence ATGGCCTGGGGTGAGGGAACGGAAGCGCCATTTGCGAAAATTGGCGTGCTGGGCGGGCTGCGCTTCGGGCTGTTTGCGGTAATCTTCGTGCTTGGCACGCTGCCGCTGATCAGCCTGACCTTGCTGTCATATATGGTCGAACGGTTGACCGGCGGGCGGGGGCTTTCAGATGTGTTCATCAAGACATGGGGCCGGATGGGGCGGCTGCTGTGCGGGCTCAAGCTGGAGATCCGCGGCACAGAACTGGCCCAGGGCGGCGCGATGGTCGCCAACCATGTCTCTTGGTCCGATATTTTTGTGCTGCATGATGCGGCGCATATCCATTTCGTTGCGAAATCCGAGGTGAAATCCTGGCCGGGCATCGGGTTTCTGGCCAATGCAACGGGAACAATCTTTATTGAACGCCGCGCGACCGAGGCCAAGCGCCAGCAGCAGCAACTGAAAGAACGGCTGCAAAAGGGCGACAAGCTGTGCTTCTTCCCCGAAGGCACAAGCAGCGACGGGCGGCGGGTGCTGCCCTTCAAATCGGCGCTGTTTTCAGCCTTTCACACGCCGGAATTGCTGCCGCATATGTGGGTGCAGCCGGTAAGCGTGACCTATTTTGCGCCAAAATCACAAGCGCCACGCTTTTTTGGCTGGTGGGGGAATATGAGCTTTGGCGGCCATATGCGCACGGTTTTTGCGCTGGGGCGCGGCGGGCGTGTGCGTGTTACCTTCCACGCGCCCGTGCGCGCCGCCGATTTTGCCGACCGTAAATTGCTGGCCGCCCATTGCGAAGCTGCGGTACGCGCCGGAATGGCGGCCGATCTGGCCGAAGTCGGGCAGGAAATGGCGGTGGATTAG
- the eno gene encoding phosphopyruvate hydratase — MSAILDITAREILDSRGNPTVEVDVILEDGSFGRAAVPSGASTGAHEAVELRDGDKSRYGGKGVQNAVDAVNGEIYEMLAGQDATEQAEIDAAMIELDSTPNKSRLGANAILGVSLAVAKAAAESTGQPLYRYIGGTNARVLPVPMMNIINGGEHADNPIDIQEFMIMPVAATSCAEAIRMGAEVFHTLKKELSAAGHNTGIGDEGGFAPNLNSTRDALDFIMKSIEKAGYKPGEDIYLALDCAATEYFSDGKYNMKGEGKVLSSAENAAYLAALVDSYPIISIEDGMAEDDWAGWKALTGLIGDRCQLVGDDLFVTNTARLARGIEEGCANSILVKVNQIGSLSETLDAVDMAHRARMTAVMSHRSGETEDATIADLAVATNCGQIKTGSLSRSDRLAKYNQLIRIEEELGAAARFAGRSVLPR, encoded by the coding sequence ATGAGCGCCATTCTGGACATTACCGCACGCGAAATTCTGGACAGCCGCGGCAACCCGACCGTTGAAGTCGACGTTATTTTGGAAGATGGCAGCTTTGGCCGCGCCGCCGTGCCCTCGGGGGCTTCGACCGGAGCGCATGAAGCCGTGGAACTGCGTGATGGCGACAAGTCGCGCTATGGCGGCAAGGGCGTGCAGAACGCGGTTGATGCGGTCAACGGTGAAATCTACGAAATGCTGGCGGGCCAGGACGCCACCGAGCAGGCCGAGATTGACGCCGCGATGATCGAGCTTGACAGCACGCCGAACAAATCGCGCCTTGGGGCCAATGCCATTCTGGGCGTATCGCTGGCTGTGGCCAAGGCGGCGGCAGAATCGACCGGCCAGCCGCTGTATCGCTATATCGGCGGCACCAATGCCCGCGTGTTGCCCGTGCCGATGATGAACATCATCAATGGTGGCGAACATGCCGATAACCCGATCGACATTCAGGAATTCATGATCATGCCGGTCGCCGCGACAAGCTGCGCCGAGGCCATTCGCATGGGTGCAGAAGTGTTCCACACGCTGAAGAAAGAGCTTTCCGCCGCGGGCCACAATACCGGCATCGGCGATGAGGGCGGCTTTGCGCCAAACCTGAACTCTACCCGCGACGCACTTGATTTCATTATGAAATCTATCGAAAAGGCAGGATACAAACCGGGCGAGGATATCTACCTTGCGCTTGATTGTGCCGCCACCGAGTATTTTTCGGATGGCAAATACAACATGAAGGGCGAAGGCAAGGTTCTAAGCAGCGCCGAGAATGCCGCCTATCTGGCCGCCCTGGTCGACAGCTACCCGATCATCTCCATCGAAGACGGTATGGCCGAGGATGACTGGGCGGGCTGGAAAGCCCTGACCGGGCTGATCGGCGACCGGTGCCAGCTTGTCGGCGATGATCTGTTCGTCACCAATACCGCGCGTCTGGCGCGCGGCATTGAAGAGGGCTGCGCCAACTCGATCCTCGTCAAGGTCAACCAGATCGGCAGCCTGTCCGAAACGCTTGATGCGGTTGACATGGCGCATCGCGCGCGGATGACGGCGGTGATGAGCCATCGTTCCGGCGAAACCGAAGATGCGACCATCGCCGATCTGGCCGTGGCCACCAATTGCGGGCAGATCAAGACCGGCTCGCTGTCGCGCTCTGACCGTTTGGCGAAATACAACCAGCTTATCCGCATCGAAGAAGAGCTTGGTGCGGCGGCGCGCTTCGCCGGGCGTTCGGTTCTGCCCCGCTAA
- a CDS encoding cytochrome P450 translates to MTTRFEQSPTAPEFVQNPYPFYDRARPTGPFFDWADYGHLCSASYEVVSALLRDRRFGRELPAGLSRDIPDHLKPFYDFESHSMLEREPPTHTRLRSLVVRAFTSRQIAALAPGIEALCHELVDRFPDGQFDLLQHYAETIPVIVIARLLGVPEEMAPQLLRWSHDMVAMYQAGRSRKIEDDAVAATLAFSAYLRDLIAARRKAPGNDLLSSLIAARDDGDRLSEDELISTSVLLLNAGHEATVHAIGNATKTLLELEYRGEISDAVIEETLRYDPPLHMFTRFAMEDIEVFGQQFAKGQVVGLLLAGANRDATKYAKPNAFDPVRGGLGNTSFGAGLHFCVGAPLARLELAYALPILFSRLPRLQLAAAPLYANRYHFHGLERLMLTSA, encoded by the coding sequence ATGACCACGCGTTTTGAACAATCGCCAACCGCGCCGGAATTTGTGCAGAACCCCTATCCGTTTTATGACCGCGCGCGCCCGACCGGCCCTTTCTTCGACTGGGCCGATTATGGCCACTTGTGTTCTGCAAGTTACGAGGTCGTCTCGGCCCTGTTGCGCGATCGTCGCTTTGGGCGCGAGCTTCCGGCGGGCCTGTCGCGCGATATTCCCGACCACCTGAAACCGTTCTATGATTTTGAATCTCATTCCATGCTGGAGCGCGAGCCGCCCACCCATACGCGGTTGCGTAGCCTTGTGGTGCGCGCCTTTACCAGCCGCCAGATTGCGGCACTGGCGCCGGGAATAGAGGCTTTGTGCCATGAACTGGTCGACAGGTTTCCTGATGGCCAATTCGACCTGTTGCAGCACTATGCCGAAACCATTCCGGTGATCGTGATCGCCCGGCTGCTGGGCGTGCCCGAGGAGATGGCCCCGCAATTGCTGCGCTGGAGCCATGATATGGTCGCCATGTATCAGGCCGGGCGCAGCCGCAAGATCGAGGATGACGCGGTGGCCGCCACGCTGGCCTTTTCCGCCTATCTGCGCGACCTTATCGCCGCACGCCGCAAAGCCCCGGGCAACGACCTGCTGTCCAGCCTCATTGCCGCGCGCGATGACGGTGACAGGCTCAGCGAAGATGAGCTGATCTCGACATCGGTGCTGCTGCTCAATGCCGGGCATGAAGCAACGGTCCACGCCATTGGCAATGCCACCAAAACCCTGCTGGAGCTGGAATACAGGGGCGAAATTTCCGACGCCGTGATCGAGGAAACCCTGCGCTATGACCCGCCTTTGCACATGTTCACCCGCTTCGCGATGGAAGATATCGAGGTATTCGGACAGCAATTCGCCAAGGGGCAGGTCGTGGGCCTGCTGCTGGCCGGTGCCAATCGTGACGCCACAAAATACGCCAAGCCCAATGCGTTTGACCCGGTGCGCGGCGGTCTTGGCAATACCAGCTTTGGCGCTGGGCTGCATTTTTGTGTGGGCGCGCCGCTGGCGCGGCTGGAACTGGCCTATGCGCTGCCCATTCTGTTCAGCCGCCTGCCAAGGCTCCAACTGGCCGCAGCGCCGCTATATGCCAACCGCTACCATTTTCATGGGCTGGAGCGGCTGATGCTGACAAGCGCCTAG
- a CDS encoding Fe(3+) ABC transporter substrate-binding protein has protein sequence MRNLTLATTLVCAAALPLSAEVNIYSARQPELIQPMLDAFTAETGIDVNIVFLQDGMIERLKAEGARSPADVVLTVDIASLTAIAEAGVTQPVVSDLINANIPAQFRDPEGNWIGLTSRARVAYVSNERVAAGEITTFEDLADPRWQGRICTRSGLHSYNVAMVAAFLAHNGEEATLAWLEGLKANLARSPQGNDRAQVKAIWAGECDVALGNTYYMGKMLEDPEQTEWANSTNIVFPIMGGSGAHVNVSGMAMTASAPNRDDALALMEFLTSQTAQSLYAEVNYEYPLNPAVSPSELVQSWGSFTPDAISLTEVAAKRADAVRLIEQVNFDE, from the coding sequence ATGCGCAATCTGACCCTAGCAACCACCCTTGTCTGTGCGGCCGCCCTGCCGCTTTCTGCCGAGGTGAATATCTATTCCGCCCGCCAGCCCGAGCTGATCCAGCCGATGCTCGACGCCTTTACCGCCGAAACCGGCATCGATGTGAATATCGTTTTCTTGCAAGACGGAATGATCGAGCGGTTGAAAGCCGAAGGCGCGCGCTCGCCGGCCGATGTTGTGCTGACAGTCGACATTGCCAGCCTGACGGCAATCGCGGAAGCAGGCGTGACCCAACCGGTGGTGAGCGATCTGATCAATGCCAATATCCCCGCCCAGTTCCGCGACCCGGAGGGAAACTGGATCGGGCTGACTTCGCGCGCCCGCGTTGCATATGTTTCAAACGAGCGCGTGGCAGCGGGCGAGATCACCACATTTGAAGACCTTGCCGACCCGCGCTGGCAGGGCCGCATTTGCACGCGTTCCGGCCTGCATAGCTATAACGTGGCAATGGTTGCCGCCTTTCTTGCACATAATGGCGAAGAGGCAACCCTGGCTTGGCTGGAAGGCCTGAAGGCCAACCTTGCCCGCAGCCCGCAAGGCAATGACCGTGCGCAGGTCAAGGCGATTTGGGCTGGCGAATGCGATGTTGCCCTTGGAAACACCTATTACATGGGCAAAATGCTGGAAGACCCTGAACAAACCGAATGGGCCAATTCCACAAATATCGTCTTCCCGATCATGGGTGGAAGTGGCGCGCATGTAAACGTGTCGGGCATGGCGATGACTGCAAGCGCCCCTAACCGCGACGATGCGCTGGCGCTGATGGAATTCCTGACATCGCAAACGGCGCAATCGCTTTATGCCGAAGTCAACTATGAATACCCGCTCAACCCCGCGGTCAGCCCAAGCGAACTGGTGCAAAGCTGGGGCAGCTTCACGCCGGATGCGATTTCGCTGACCGAGGTTGCCGCCAAGCGCGCCGATGCCGTGCGGCTGATCGAACAGGTCAATTTCGACGAATAG